The Thermoflexus sp. genome has a segment encoding these proteins:
- a CDS encoding YbaB/EbfC family nucleoid-associated protein, giving the protein MAKGRLPSNPMQLLQQIQRLQEEMVKTKEALAQETLTVTAGGGAITVVITGDQRVRSIAIDPALLSSGDIEMLQDLLVAAINQAIEQSQTYAAERLNALAGQMGLSGML; this is encoded by the coding sequence ATGGCGAAGGGACGTTTGCCCAGCAATCCAATGCAACTCCTCCAGCAGATCCAGCGGCTTCAGGAGGAGATGGTAAAGACCAAGGAGGCGCTCGCTCAGGAGACGCTGACCGTGACCGCCGGCGGCGGGGCGATCACGGTGGTCATCACGGGGGATCAGCGCGTCCGTTCCATCGCGATCGATCCGGCGCTTCTCTCCTCCGGAGACATCGAGATGCTGCAGGATCTGCTGGTGGCCGCCATCAATCAGGCGATCGAGCAGTCCCAGACCTACGCGGCGGAACGGCTGAATGCCCTCGCCGGCCAGATGGGCCTGAGCGGGATGCTGTAG
- the dnaX gene encoding DNA polymerase III subunit gamma/tau: MPFALYRKWRPRRFEEVVGQEHVTRTLRNALRLGRIAHAYLFAGPRGTGKTTTARLLAKAVNCLAESVEERPCDRCRICQAVNEGRLIDLIEIDAASNRGIDEIRDLRERVRFSPSEARYKVYVIDEAHMLTTEAFNALLKTLEEPPPHVIFVLATTEPHRIPATILSRCQRFDFRRLSTAEIAGRLEEIVATEGLRAEADALTWIARQATGSLRDAVTLLDQLAADEEPITVERVQRALGAGRWDLVGQIVEALGENETARGLMLIARAVEEGAHPQQLARQLVEHLRAVMWIQWGNTGALDLPAEQVAAAQRHAHALPPEALPRLIRLFTGAASDMRTAWPPQLALELAFIEATLACQQARAARVAPAPAPAPAPSVPAAGPSSPPPSSTAPAAGAGAGTLTLEALRERWASILKAVRAQSLPTEALLKSCALHGVEGNTVILAWPSELLRDKFQDPRTRAQALVEDILSHTFGFPVVIQNIVARKTRRSRPALEDPLIRRAVEDLGAQVEEE, from the coding sequence ATGCCGTTCGCCCTCTATCGCAAGTGGCGCCCCCGACGCTTCGAAGAGGTGGTCGGCCAGGAGCATGTGACCCGCACTCTGCGCAACGCCCTGCGCCTGGGCCGCATCGCTCACGCCTATCTCTTTGCCGGTCCACGAGGGACCGGCAAGACGACCACGGCACGCCTCCTGGCCAAGGCGGTGAATTGCCTGGCCGAGTCCGTTGAGGAGCGCCCCTGCGATCGCTGCCGGATCTGCCAGGCCGTTAACGAGGGCCGTCTCATCGACCTCATTGAGATCGACGCCGCCTCCAATCGGGGCATCGATGAGATCCGGGATCTCCGGGAACGGGTTCGGTTCTCCCCCAGCGAGGCCCGCTACAAAGTTTACGTCATCGACGAGGCCCACATGCTCACCACCGAGGCGTTTAACGCTCTCCTTAAGACCCTGGAGGAGCCCCCGCCGCATGTGATCTTCGTCCTGGCGACGACGGAACCCCACCGGATCCCGGCCACGATCCTCTCGCGCTGCCAGCGGTTCGATTTCCGCCGGCTGAGCACCGCGGAGATCGCCGGGCGCCTGGAGGAGATTGTGGCCACCGAGGGGCTGAGGGCGGAAGCGGACGCCCTGACCTGGATCGCCCGCCAGGCCACCGGCAGCCTTCGGGACGCGGTCACCTTGCTGGACCAGCTGGCGGCTGACGAGGAGCCGATTACCGTGGAACGGGTCCAGCGCGCCCTGGGAGCCGGACGCTGGGATCTGGTTGGGCAGATTGTGGAGGCCTTGGGGGAGAACGAGACGGCCCGGGGTTTGATGCTGATCGCCCGGGCGGTGGAGGAAGGCGCCCACCCGCAGCAGCTGGCCCGTCAGCTGGTGGAACATCTACGGGCGGTGATGTGGATCCAGTGGGGAAATACCGGGGCTCTGGATCTCCCCGCCGAGCAGGTGGCGGCGGCGCAGCGGCATGCCCATGCGTTACCCCCGGAGGCCCTCCCCCGTCTCATCCGTTTGTTCACCGGGGCGGCCTCGGACATGCGCACGGCGTGGCCGCCCCAGCTGGCCCTGGAGCTGGCCTTCATCGAGGCGACGTTGGCATGTCAGCAAGCCCGGGCTGCCCGGGTGGCTCCCGCTCCAGCCCCTGCGCCGGCTCCCTCCGTTCCGGCCGCCGGACCATCATCTCCGCCGCCCTCCTCCACCGCTCCGGCAGCCGGAGCGGGAGCCGGGACTCTGACCCTGGAGGCCCTGCGGGAGCGCTGGGCCAGCATCCTGAAGGCGGTTCGAGCCCAAAGCCTGCCTACCGAAGCGCTGCTGAAATCGTGCGCCCTGCACGGCGTGGAAGGGAACACGGTGATTCTGGCCTGGCCCTCCGAACTGTTGCGGGACAAATTCCAGGACCCCCGGACCAGGGCCCAGGCCCTGGTGGAAGATATCCTGAGCCACACGTTCGGGTTCCCTGTAGTCATTCAAAACATTGTGGCGCGGAAAACCCGTCGGAGTCGCCCTGCCCTCGAGGATCCGCTGATCCGACGGGCGGTGGAAGACCTCGGGGCGCAGGTCGAGGAGGAATGA